From a single Nicotiana tomentosiformis chromosome 2, ASM39032v3, whole genome shotgun sequence genomic region:
- the LOC104093969 gene encoding probable indole-3-acetic acid-amido synthetase GH3.1: protein MAIATSTVSSPLGPPACEKDAKALQFIEEMTRNVDSVQKKVLAEILSRNANTEYLQRFKLRGGTDRDTFKSKVPVVTYEEIQPDIQRIANGDRSPIFSSHPISEFLTSSGTSAGERKLMPTIQEELDRRQLLYSLLMPVMNLYVPGLDKGKGLYFLFIKAETKTPGGLLARPVLTSYYKSDQFKTRPYDPYNVYTSPNEAILCVDSFQSMYTQMLCGLLMREQVLRVGAVFASGLLRAIRFLQINWQTLVKDIAFGTLNTRVSDPSIKECMSKILKPNPELAEFIIKECEGQNWEGIITRIWPNTKYLDVIVTGAMAQYIPTLDYYSGGLPKACTMYASSECYFGLNLNPMCKPSEVCYTIMPNMCYCEFIPHDPVNPATISRDSPPRLVDLADVELGKEYELVITTYAGLCRYRVGDILQVTGFHNSAPQFKFVRRKNVLLSIDSDKTDEAELQNAVENATQILRPYDTSVVEYTSYADTTTIPGHYVIYWELLTKDSNNSPSQEVLNKCCLAMEESLNSVYRQCRVADNSIGPLEIRVVEKGTFEELMDYAISRGASINQYKTPRCVNFTPILELLDSRVISVHFSPTAPHWTPERRRLQV, encoded by the exons ATGGCCATAGCTACTAGTACTGTTTCATCTCCTCTTGGCCCTCCAGCATGTGAGAAGGATGCTAAGGCCCTTCAGTTCAttgaggagatgaccagaaacgTTGATTCAGTCCAAAAAAAAGTCTTGGCTGAAATATTAAGTCGAAATGCCAATACTGAGTATCTTCAAAGATTTAAGCTTCGTGGTGGTACTGACCGTGACACATTCAAGTCCAAAGTACCAGTTGTCACATATGAGGAAATCCAACCCGATATTCAGCGTATTGCCAATGGTGATCGTTCTCCAATTTTCTCATCTCATCCCATCTCCGAGTTCCTCACCAG CTCGGGGACATCTGCTGGTGAGAGAAAGCTGATGCCCACAATTCAAGAGGAGTTAGACCGGAGACAGCTTTTGTACAGTCTTCTAATGCCCGTCATGAATCT GTATGTACCTGGTCTAGACAAAGGGAAGGGCTTGTACTTCCTATTTATAAAGGCAGAAACCAAGACTCCTGGTGGGCTACTTGCAAGACCAGTCCTAACAAGTTACTACAAAAGTGATCAGTTCAAGACTAGGCCATACGATCCATACAACGTGTATACAAGTCCTAATGAGGCTATTCTCTGTGTCGACTCTTTCCAGAGCATGTATACTCAAATGCTCTGTGGCCTTCTCATGAGAGAACAGGTCCTTCGAGTAGGGGCTGTTTTTGCCTCTGGTCTACTTCGTGCCATTCGTTTTCTTCAAATCAATTGGCAGACACTTGTTAAGGATATCGCATTTGGGACACTAAACACTAGAGTTTCTGACCCTTCTATCAAGGAATGCATGTCCAAAATACTTAAACCAAATCCTGAACTTGCTGAGTTCATTATCAAGGAGTGCGAAGGCCAGAATTGGGAAGGGATCATTACTAGAATTTGGCCAAATACAAAGTACTTGGATGTGATTGTGACAG GTGCAATGGCTCAATACATCCCTACACTAGACTATTATAGTGGTGGTTTACCAAAGGCTTGTACCATGTATGCATCTTCCGAGTGTTATTTTGGCCTTAATTTGAACCCAATGTGCAAACCATCTGAAGTATGTTACACCATAATGCCTAATATGTGCTACTGTGAGTTTATCCCTCATGATCCAGTCAACCCTGCAACGATTTCTCGTGACTCACCACCCCGTCTCGTGGACCTGGCCGATGTGGAATTGGGAAAAGAATACGAGCTCGTGATCACAACCTACGCTGGATTATGTCGTTACAGAGTTGGTGACATACTCCAGGTCACTGGGTTTCACAACTCGGCTCCTCAGTTCAAATTCGTAAGGAGGAAGAATGTGCTATTGAGCATTGATTCGGACAAAACTGATGAGGCCGAGTTGCAAAATGCAGTTGAGAACGCTACGCAAATTTTGCGACCATATGACACAAGTGTGGTTGAATACACTAGCTACGCTGACACTACAACAATTCCAGGACATTATGTGATCTATTGGGAATTACTTACAAAAGACTCAAATAATTCTCCGAGTCAGGAGGTATTGAACAAATGTTGCTTGGCTATGGAAGAATCATTGAATTCAGTTTATCGACAGTGCAGAGTTGCagataattcaattggaccattGGAAATTAGAGTAGTGGAAAAGGGAACATTTGAAGAGCTAATGGACTATGCAATTTCTAGGGGTGCATCTATAAATCAGTACAAGACTCCTAGGTGCGTCAATTTTACCCCTATCTTGGAACTACTAGACTCCAGGGTAATTTCAGTGCACTTTAGTCCAACTGCTCCTCACTGGACCCCAGAACGACGACGTTTACAAGTCTGA